In Hevea brasiliensis isolate MT/VB/25A 57/8 chromosome 13, ASM3005281v1, whole genome shotgun sequence, a single genomic region encodes these proteins:
- the LOC131171846 gene encoding G-type lectin S-receptor-like serine/threonine-protein kinase At1g11410, with the protein MDFRKLFLHSSLLVLHFAFSSSKDTITINQTIHDGDFLISRENNFALGFFSPGSSRFRYLGIWFRKVREQTVVWVANRDDPINGSSGVLSIDQYGNLVLHSYHNLKVPVWSTNVSVEATDTCVVAQLLDTGNLVLFDDRSKSTVWESFDHPTDTMLPGMKLGLDRRTGMNRFLISWRSAADPGTGNFSLQINPKGSPQVFIYWGTKYIWRGFPWPWKYYAYIFNASFVNNQNETYAAYSVSDASAILRLMLDYSGLLKKIIWQEKDGKWNEFQSTPRSPCDPYGHCGTYGICDPEFLSRRFECDCLPGYEPKSPRDWHILKDASGGCVRKRLESTSLCGHGEGFVKVANVKVPDTSAAVWVSMNMSPRDCERNCRRNCSCSAYASIDIAGKETGCLTWYGKLMDTAHDREEGNDIYVRVDAVELAEIAEKWNGFLKRKDMLAILVISVVSAWFVIILFTYLWLKKKKKRVRNKWNKRWLDTIGTVENQVEGSMSHPEIAFFNLSTILAATNSFSPANKLGQGGFGVVYKGKLSNGKEVAVKRLSKDSGQGIDEFKNEVLLIAKLQHQNLVKLLGCCIQGEEPMLVYEYMPNKSLDSFLFNETRRSILDWRKRFDIIVGIARGILYIHQDSRLKIIHRDLKTSNILLDEEMNPKISDFGLARIFKGDQTHEKTNRIVGTFGYMSPEYVVFGKFSTKSDVFSFGIILLEIITGKRNNSFYQEDFYPSMIGKIWHLWREERAWEMVDSSLKHSCSPDEVLRCIQIGLLCVQEDIMERPTMSAVVLMLNSEISLPSPKQPAFTFRKSSIISSSSLEPKERFCSVDEETITEVVCR; encoded by the exons ATGGATTTTCGAAAGTTGTTCCTGCATTCTTCTCTTCTAGTCCTCCATTTCGCATTTTCTTCTTCCAAAGACACCATAACTATAAACCAAACCATTCATGATGGTGACTTTCTGATCTCTAGAGAAAATAATTTTGCATTAGGATTCTTTAGCCCCGGAAGTTCCAGGTTTAGATATCTTGGAATCTGGTTCCGTAAAGTCCGAGAGCAAACTGTAGTGTGGGTAGCAAATAGGGATGATCCAATCAATGGTTCCTCGGGAGTTCTATCAATTGACCAATATGGAAATCTCGTTCTCCATAGCTACCATAACTTGAAGGTTCCTGTATGGTCTACAAATGTCTCAGTGGAGGCTACAGATACTTGTGTTGTAGCTCAGCTCTTGGATACAGGAAATTTGGTTTTGTTCGACGATAGAAGTAAAAGTACTGTGTGGGAAAGCTTTGATCATCCTACGGATACTATGCTGCCAGGAATGAAACTTGGGTTGGACCGAAGGACAGGCATGAACCGGTTCCTGATATCTTGGAGATCAGCAGCTGACCCCGGAACTGGAAACTTCTCACTTCAGATCAACCCAAAAGGATCACCACAGGTCTTTATCTACTGGGGTACAAAATATATTTGGCGAGGCTTTCCTTGGCCCTGGAAATATTATGCATATATATTCAATGCTAGTTTTGTCAACAATCAAAATGAGACATATGCGGCATACTCTGTTTCTGATGCTTCCGCTATCCTAAGGTTAATGTTGGACTATTCAGGACTTCTCAAGAAAATAATTTGGCAAGAAAAAGATGGCAAATGGAATGAATTCCAGTCGACGCCAAGATCTCCATGTGATCCATATGGGCATTGTGGTACCTATGGAATATGTGATCCTGAATTTCTTAGTCGAAGATTTGAATGTGATTGTTTACCGGGGTATGAACCCAAGTCCCCAAGGGACTGGCATATTCTAAAAGATGCATCAGGCGGGTGTGTCAGGAAGCGGCTAGAGTCTACCTCATTATGTGGCCATGGGGAAGGATTTGTGAAAGTGGCAAATGTTAAAGTACCTGACACTTCAGCAGCAGTTTGGGTAAGCATGAATATGAGTCCAAGGGACTGTGAAAGGAATTGCAGGAGGAATTGTTCATGCTCTGCATATGCAAGCATAGATATTGCTGGGAAGGAGACTGGCTGTTTGACATGGTATGGCAAATTGATGGACACTGCACACGATAGGGAAGAGGGAAATGATATTTATGTTCGTGTTGATGCAGTCGAATTAG CTGAAATTGCCGAAAAATGGAATGGTTTTCTTAAAAGGAAGGATATGTTAGCCATTTTAGTAATATCTGTTGTTTCAGCTTGGTTTGTCATCATCTTGTTTACATATTTGTGgctcaagaagaagaagaaaaggg TGAGGAACAAATGGAACAAAAGGTGGCTTGATACAATTGGCACAGTGGAAAATCAAGTCGAAGGTAGCATGAGTCATCCAGAGATTGCTTTTTTCAATCTGAGCACTATACTTGCTGCAACTAACAGTTTCTCTCCAGCTAACAAACTAGGGCAAGGTGGTTTTGGTGTGGTTTATAAG GGTAAATTGTCTAATGGAAAGGAAGTTGCTGTGAAAAGACTTTCAAAAGATTCAGGGCAAGGAATAGATGAATTTAAAAATGAAGTTTTATTGATTGCAAAACTTCAACATCAGAATTTGGTGAAACTCCTAGGATGTTGTATCCAGGGAGAGGAACCGATGCTAGTTTATGAATACATGCCAAACAAAAGCTTGGACTCCTTTCTTTTCA ATGAAACAAGAAGGTCAATCTTGGATTGGAGAAAACGCTTTGATATTATCGTTGGGATTGCTCGTGGAATCTTATATATTCACCAAGATTCTAGGTTGAAAATTATCCATAGAGATCTAAAAACCAGCAATATCCTATTGGATGAAGAAATGAAtccaaaaatttcagattttggccTAGCTAGAATCTTCAAAGGCGACCAAACTCATGAGAAGACAAACAGAATAGTTGGAACATT TGGGTACATGTCTCCAGAATATGTGGTATTTGGAAAGTTTTCAACGAAATCTGATGTCTTTAGTTTTGGCATCATATTATTAGAGATTATTACAGGGAAAAGGAACAATAGCTTTTATCAAGAGGATTTTTACCCAAGCATGATAGGAAAA ATATGGCATTTATGGAGAGAAGAGAGAGCATGGGAGATGGTTGATTCATCACTAAAGCATTCTTGTTCTCCTGATGAAGTATTGAGATGCATCCAAATTGGGCTCTTATGCGTGCAAGAAGATATAATGGAAAGACCGACCATGTCAGCTGTCGTTCTAATGTTAAATAGCGAAATTAGTCTTCCTTCTCCTAAGCAACCTGCATTCACTTTCAGAAAGTCTAGTATTATTAGTTCTAGCTCATTAGAACCAAAAGAAAGATTTTGTTCTGTGGATGAGGAGACAATTACTGAGGTTGTATGTCGTTGA